One part of the Corynebacterium sp. CNCTC7651 genome encodes these proteins:
- the nth gene encoding endonuclease III, producing the protein MPSSPQPTHRVRRPGSHPAAKGTETRLGLVRRARRINRTLAEAFPDAHAELDFSTPLELLVATVLSAQTTDVRVNTVTPELFRRFPTAADYATASQAEVEEIIRPTGFFRSKAANLIGLGQVLVSDYGGEVPEALEDLVRLPGVGRKTAHVVRGNAFGLPGLTVDTHFQRLAHRLGLTAEKDPVKIEHAVGELLEKREWTMFSHRIIFHGRRVCHARKAACGACPIAFDCPSYGKVGPTDPAEAAALVTGEEREHILRMVGIETAKDGE; encoded by the coding sequence ATGCCTTCTTCTCCGCAGCCAACTCACCGTGTCCGCCGCCCGGGTTCCCACCCTGCGGCTAAGGGGACGGAGACCCGGCTGGGGCTGGTCCGCCGCGCGCGTCGCATTAACCGCACGCTGGCGGAGGCGTTCCCGGACGCGCACGCTGAGCTGGACTTTTCTACGCCGCTAGAGTTGCTCGTCGCCACCGTGCTCTCCGCCCAGACCACGGACGTGCGGGTGAATACGGTGACGCCGGAGCTCTTTCGCCGCTTTCCGACGGCAGCTGATTACGCCACCGCGTCCCAAGCAGAAGTGGAAGAAATTATTCGTCCCACGGGCTTTTTCCGTTCGAAAGCCGCCAACCTCATCGGCCTCGGTCAGGTGCTGGTAAGCGATTACGGCGGGGAAGTGCCGGAGGCCTTAGAGGATTTGGTGCGGCTGCCTGGGGTGGGGCGCAAGACGGCGCACGTGGTGCGGGGGAATGCTTTTGGTCTGCCGGGGCTGACCGTGGACACCCATTTCCAGCGCCTTGCGCACCGCCTGGGCCTGACCGCGGAGAAGGACCCGGTGAAGATCGAGCACGCGGTGGGGGAGTTGCTGGAGAAGCGCGAGTGGACGATGTTTTCGCACCGCATCATTTTCCACGGCCGGCGTGTGTGCCATGCGCGGAAGGCGGCGTGTGGGGCGTGCCCGATAGCGTTCGACTGCCCGAGTTACGGCAAGGTCGGCCCGACGGATCCCGCGGAGGCGGCGGCGCTGGTGACGGGCGAGGAGCGGGAGCACATTCTGCGGATGGTCGGCATCGAGACGGCGAAGGACGGGGAGTAA
- a CDS encoding TlpA disulfide reductase family protein yields the protein MKKSVAGSVVAIVLVTVAVIAGAVVLLRGGGADVAQETSISNSPAPAEGDAVRQFIPGAEQRADCVAGGVGGIDLPCLGGKTVPGEHADVTVVNLWAWWCDPCRRELPIMQAFADAHPEISVVGVHADQNAANGVALMNELDVRFPSYQDDVNRFAGLLGLPGVVPILLVYKHGQPVGMFPHAFNSLEELENAVSGVL from the coding sequence GTGAAGAAGTCTGTTGCGGGCAGTGTGGTCGCGATTGTGCTGGTCACCGTGGCGGTCATTGCCGGTGCCGTGGTGCTGCTGCGTGGGGGAGGCGCAGACGTTGCGCAGGAGACGTCGATAAGCAATAGCCCTGCGCCCGCGGAGGGTGACGCGGTGCGGCAGTTCATCCCCGGCGCGGAGCAGCGCGCGGACTGCGTGGCCGGCGGCGTGGGCGGCATTGACCTGCCGTGCCTGGGCGGCAAGACGGTGCCGGGCGAGCACGCGGACGTGACCGTGGTGAACTTGTGGGCGTGGTGGTGTGACCCTTGCCGGCGCGAGCTGCCTATTATGCAGGCGTTCGCGGACGCGCATCCGGAGATCAGCGTGGTGGGTGTGCACGCGGACCAGAACGCGGCCAACGGTGTGGCGCTGATGAATGAGCTGGACGTGCGTTTCCCCAGCTACCAGGACGATGTGAACCGTTTCGCCGGCCTGCTCGGCCTGCCGGGCGTGGTACCGATTCTCCTGGTGTACAAGCACGGCCAGCCGGTGGGGATGTTCCCGCACGCGTTCAACTCCCTGGAAGAGCTGGAAAACGCCGTGAGCGGGGTGCTCTAG
- a CDS encoding CoA pyrophosphatase, with protein sequence MADAHGQDTALRPELAPAWLRPLVAELGNETHAGRARELLATRVPQRGGKDQSAVLILFTGNPDAETLPADAGLLITHRHPNLRSHSGQMAFPGGHIEDADGGPVDAALREAWEETGLDRGRVTPLAVLAPVTTGGSRRRVRPVLGYAADPGEVHPASEEETDDVFFVPVSELIDPANRLTVGWRGWSGPAFWAGCYVVWGFTGVLVSVLLDLAGWAVPWDETPRGLAEVLEGSCNDEKSH encoded by the coding sequence GTGGCGGACGCACACGGGCAGGACACTGCGCTGCGCCCGGAGCTGGCCCCGGCCTGGCTGCGCCCGCTGGTGGCGGAGCTTGGGAACGAGACGCACGCCGGGCGTGCGCGGGAGCTCTTGGCCACGCGCGTGCCGCAGCGAGGCGGCAAAGACCAGTCCGCTGTGCTGATCCTGTTCACAGGCAACCCGGATGCGGAGACGCTGCCGGCGGATGCGGGGCTGTTGATCACGCACCGCCACCCAAACCTGCGCAGCCACTCCGGCCAAATGGCGTTTCCGGGCGGGCACATCGAGGATGCGGACGGCGGTCCGGTGGATGCCGCGTTGCGCGAGGCGTGGGAAGAAACGGGCTTGGACCGGGGCCGCGTGACGCCGCTTGCGGTGCTGGCGCCGGTGACCACGGGCGGGTCGCGCCGTCGCGTGCGCCCCGTGCTGGGTTACGCCGCGGACCCAGGTGAGGTGCACCCGGCCAGCGAGGAAGAGACGGACGATGTGTTCTTCGTCCCCGTGTCCGAGCTGATCGACCCGGCGAACCGCCTCACTGTGGGGTGGCGCGGCTGGTCCGGTCCGGCGTTTTGGGCCGGGTGCTACGTGGTGTGGGGGTTTACGGGCGTATTGGTTTCGGTGCTGCTAGACCTTGCTGGGTGGGCTGTGCCGTGGGACGAGACCCCGCGCGGCCTTGCAGAGGTTCTTGAAGGCTCCTGCAACGACGAGAAATCGCACTAG